A stretch of DNA from Paenibacillus albus:
CAGGCGATTTCTCCAACCGAGTTCGAACGATTTGCTCGTCAGTCCATTCCACGTGAACATAGCTTGCGCCAATCTCATATGCATGCTTAACGACGAGGCGTACGAAAGGCGCAGCCTCCACTTGGGTCATAATGCACAGCTTCTGTCCTGGTTGAATGTTGACGCCAACCTCGACAGCCAGAGCTGCATATTGCGCTAAACGATTCTCGAATGAGTTCATTATTTTCACTCCTCTATCTAACCTCTATGTAACGGCTTCCAGCAAAATATTATACCAGTGTGATACGTACCTATGCAAAAAAGCAGGAAAGGCATGCTTAGACCTGAACTTCGGCCAAGCAGCCTTACCCGCTTCTATGATAATTCTACTCATGCATGCTGGAACTGCGCATAGTGCAATCTGCTGTAATGTCCGCCTGCTGCGAGCAGCTCCTCGTGCCTGCCTTGCTCCGATACGCCCTCCTCGGTTACGACGACGATGCGATCCGCATTCTTGATCGTCGCAAGCCGATGCGCGATAACGAGCGTCGTACGTCCCTGCGACAGCTCGGCGAGCGACTGCTGGATTGCCGATTCCGTCTCGGTATCCAGCGCCGAGGTCGCCTCGTCGAGAATAAGGATTGGCGGATTTTTGAGGAACATCCGCGCAATGGCAACCCGCTGCTTTTGGCCGCCGGACAGCTTCACGCCACGTTCACCGACGATCGTATCCAGCCCTTCCGGCAAAGACTCGATGAAGACCTCAAGCTGCGCTCTGCGAGCCGCCGTCAGAAGCTCTTCATCGGTTGCATCCATTTTGCCGTACTTAATATTTTCCCGAATCGTTCCCGAGAACAGGAACACGTCCTGCTGCACGATGCCGATGTTCTTGCGAAGCGAAGCCAGCTTCATGTCACGGATGTCGGTGCCATCCACGGTAATGCTGCCGCCTACAACATCATAGAAGCGCGGCAGCAAGCTGCACAGCGTTGTTTTGCCCGCACCGGATGGACCAACGAATGCTACTGTCTCGCCTGCTTGAATCGATAGATTGATGTGCTCCAGCACATGCGATTCATTCTCATAGCCAAAAGAAACATCGTGGAACTTGATATTGCCTTGCAATGCACTTATATCACGCGCATTCGGACGGTCTGCAACCTCTGGCTCGGTGTCCATCAGATCTACATAACGCTTGAACCCCGCAATCCCTTTCGGATAGCTCTCAATGACTGCGTTGATCTTCTCAATCGGGCCGATGAACACATTAGCCAGCAGCAGGAAGCCAATAAACTCGCCGTATGTCAGCTCGCCACGAATAACGTACCACGTTCCGCACACCATGACGAACAGAGTGACGAGACGTTTGAGCATGTAGTTGATGGAGGAGTTAAACGCCATAATTTTATAAGAAAATAGCTTTGTTAAGCGGAATTTACCGTTGTTGACTTGGAACTGTTCCTTCTCGAAAGGCTCGTTCGCGAACGCTTGCACGACGCGCATACCGCCGACATTATCTTCAACACGCGCATTGAATTCTGCGATATCGGAGAACAGCTGATGGAACGCTTTGGTCATTTGGCGGCTGAAGAAAATCGCCAGATAAATCATGAGCGGGACGACGATGAACGTCAGTACGGCCAGCTTCCAGTTAATGAACAGCATGAGTGTGAAGGAGCCTACGAGCGTCATCACAGCGATGAACAAATCTTCCGGACCGTGATGCGCCATTTCGCCAATATCCATCAAATCATTCGTCAGCCTGGACATGAGATGCCCCGTCTTATTGTTGTCGAAGAAGCGGAACGACAGCTTCTGAATGTGGTCGAACAGCTTGCGCCGCATGTCCGTCTCGATATTGATGCCGAGCATATGACCCCAGTAAGTAACAATATAATTGAGCAGTGCATTGAGTATATATACAAGCAGCAAGCCTGCACATGCCCAAGAGATCAACGTCCAGTCCTTGCCTGGCAGAAGTTTATCGACGAATTGGTTTACCGCCAGCGGAAAACCAAGCTCAAGGAAACCTGCGAAGATCGCGCAGAAGAAATCCAGGTAGAACAGTTTATTATAAGGTTTGTAGTAGGAAAAGAACCTTGCGAGCATTCGAATATCTCTCCTTTTTCGATTAGCTGCTGGAGCCTTTGGTCCGCATCAGTAAATATAGAAAATACGGCGCTCCGAGAACAGCGACAACAATACCGGTAGGGATATTGTATAGCCTTGCAAAAGTATCAGAAATGATAAGCAGCAGCGCCCCGGCAAGTGCGGAAGCTGGCAGTAAATACGGATGCTGCGGACCGACAAGCCTTCTCGCCAGATGCGGACCAATTAAGCCAACAAAGCCAATCGCGCCTCCCACCGCCACCGCCGCGCCGGCTAATCCGACAGCAGATGCGTACATAATTAGCCGCTCGCGGTTAAGCGAGGTTCCCAGACCGCTTGCGGTGAGATCGCCGAGGTTCATGACGTCGAGCACTCGCGCTTTAAAGAACACGAGCGGCAGAAGCACCACAAGCCATGGCACAAGCGCGAGCACGAAGCGCCAATCCGTACCCAAGATGCTGCCAGCCAGCCACACCTGAACGAACTTGAACTGTTCGGGATTGAGACGAAGCGTCAGCACCAGCATCGCCGCG
This window harbors:
- a CDS encoding ABC transporter ATP-binding protein; protein product: MLARFFSYYKPYNKLFYLDFFCAIFAGFLELGFPLAVNQFVDKLLPGKDWTLISWACAGLLLVYILNALLNYIVTYWGHMLGINIETDMRRKLFDHIQKLSFRFFDNNKTGHLMSRLTNDLMDIGEMAHHGPEDLFIAVMTLVGSFTLMLFINWKLAVLTFIVVPLMIYLAIFFSRQMTKAFHQLFSDIAEFNARVEDNVGGMRVVQAFANEPFEKEQFQVNNGKFRLTKLFSYKIMAFNSSINYMLKRLVTLFVMVCGTWYVIRGELTYGEFIGFLLLANVFIGPIEKINAVIESYPKGIAGFKRYVDLMDTEPEVADRPNARDISALQGNIKFHDVSFGYENESHVLEHINLSIQAGETVAFVGPSGAGKTTLCSLLPRFYDVVGGSITVDGTDIRDMKLASLRKNIGIVQQDVFLFSGTIRENIKYGKMDATDEELLTAARRAQLEVFIESLPEGLDTIVGERGVKLSGGQKQRVAIARMFLKNPPILILDEATSALDTETESAIQQSLAELSQGRTTLVIAHRLATIKNADRIVVVTEEGVSEQGRHEELLAAGGHYSRLHYAQFQHA